The genomic segment CAAGctagaattgatttttggcTGACGAACTACTCAAGCTTGAGCCTGTGCCGCTGGCATATCCACCAATCGAATGGTAACAATTGTATTCCGAGTTTTTAACAGGCCATCCTTGGATTGTGGATGACAAAGTTGCACCAGACAAACCTCTGGGATCAGCTGTTCTGTCGAGGCTAAAGCAATTCTCCGCTATGAACAAACTTAAGAAGATGGCTTTACGTGTAATGTTTCGATCCATATCATTTACAAAAAGAGAAGTAACAATAATAAATGGATCTTTGGTGTGTGTGCGTATGTGTAACTAGTTTATATTTTTTGTTCAGGTTATCGCAGAAAGGCTATCTGAAGAAGAAATTGGTGGGCTAAGACAGTTGTTCAAAATGATCGACACAGACAACAGCGGTACAATAACATTTGAGGAATTGAAACAAGGTCTGAAAAGAGTAGGCTCTGAACTCATGGAATCTGAGATCAAAGCACTCATGAATGCGGTAGGTGTAAGAAATACAGAGAAAAACACATTTAAATGTTGATATCAATAATTAGTATCCATAATCCAGTTGTACCAACGTTTGTATTGGAACTCATGAGTTTGACATGAAAAATGATGGGGATTTTGGTCCAGGCTGATATTGACAACAGTGGAACAATAGACTATGGCGAGTTCCTTGCGGCAACTTTGCATTTGAACAAAATGGAAAGGGAGGAGAATCTGCTTGCTGCATTCTCTTTCTTTGACAAAGATGGGAGTGGCTACATCACCATTGATGAGCTTCAACAGGCTTGCAAAGATTTCGGCTTACACGATGTTCACCTAGGCGACATGATTCAAGAAATTGACATAGACAATGTAATTAAGTTTTCTTTAATAGCCCTACAAGCCTGTTTGTTTACTTTTTCCTTGTTTGTTTAACTGAAAAATGTTATGTGAAATCGGGACTGAACAGGATGGACGGATTGACTACGGAGAATTTGCGACGATGATGAGGAAGGGCGATGCAGGTAAAGGAGGGAGAACAATGAGAGGCAATTTGAACTTCAATTTGGCGGAAGCTTTGGAAGGTAAAGCCAAGGTGGAAGATTAAATCTTGGAAGCATGTTGTAATGAGTTTACCGGTACCAAGTGTTGTTTAATTGTGTATGGTGATTTGTAGATACTGTGTGTTAGTTCTCGGGTTTACCCAATATGCATCGAAGCACGGATGGGTTTCATAAAAAAGAAGATTAAATACAGAAAtagtttgtaatttttttaaaaagtttttagataaaaaaagaaacaaaTGAAAAAGACCAGAGAACCAAGATATTAGATTTTATAATTTTGATTGTCAagtattgttattttttttaaaaaaagatttatGTCCCAAAATTTCCAACGGCCAAACACCAATTTTCACGTTAAGTCGTAACAAATATATTATTCGCTCGAAACAAAAATCGCgtaatgttttataatatttaatttataatttgcATCGAAGTAATTATTAGATTTTCACGAATTTTTTTCTGTCGTTATCATTCGATAAGTATTGGATAACAATAGCATGTAAATCACGTTAgcacataataaataattaatcgaACTCTTAACGATTGGTCAAACAATTACCTGTTCGACCAGAGACAACAAGATGACATTTTCTTAACTTCAGCTTATACCACATACAGTTAATAATTTTTCTAGGTGGAAGTTCGGGAAGGAAAAGTCTATTTCACCATAGGATTTGATTTGGGGCAGTTAAAAAACTAAATCTGATCAAAATTAGTTGCTGGGAAAAAAAAACAACCACCAATCATCGAGCAAGAATATTGGGTATTTGTCATAAAATTATCATTTACGCCCAAGTGCAAATGTGTCATTTTTATTGCGGCAACGGATAGGATAAGGAACACCTCAGAGCAATCAGGCTACAGGCGGACCGGACCCCATTCCAGGCAGCTTCCATAGCTCACTCAATAATGGCGACCCTTTCGTTCTGTTCCTCCCTCGCGCCGAATTTCTCTCTGAATCAAAACCTAGCATCCCTTTGTCTTTCCAAAACCAAAATTTCGTTTCTCTCTCATTCCCTCTCGTCTCTCAATCTCAACCATAAACAGGCCGCGTTGTCTTTTATACCCAAATCATCTGAAACAGAGGCCGTGCCTTCTTTGACTGAGCCGGAGTCAGATAAGCCCTATCCGGAAGAGGAACCCGTTATTGAGACTGCGGAGCCCAAACGCGAGGAAGTGTTTGCGGTTGTTATGGTAATTCGTCCCGTTCTCATTTGTATAGTGCGAGTGTGTGCATATATATTGCTAATAATTGTAGAATTCTGGTTATTCAAGGAGAAATTTACggtgatttatgattttgactTTGTGATTGTAATATAGCCATTGATGTGTGTAACATAGCTTTTCTAGAGCTACATCAAAGTTCGGATATTATATGTTTCAGATAAGGTTAATAATGTGTGTTTGAATGCGTAAACGCTAACTTATAAGGTGTTTGTATTTTCCATTGTCGAAAGCCTCCTTTTGTCCATCATGCGATTGCTGAGTTGTTGTAAGTTTATGATTGTTGAGGTTTTGTGTAATTTTGAATCTTAATATTCATGTTTATAAGTTGATTTGGGATGCATTTCTGTGGTTTGTATGCTTGTTTAGGTCGGATCGAGGCAATACATCGTGCATCCTGGACGGTACATTTATACACAGAGGCTTAAAGGTGCCAATGTGAATGACAAAGTATGTATTGCAATCGTCTTTGCTGATGTATATGTGATAAACTATGATTAAGATGTTTTCCATTTTCTCTTCTGCATGGGTGTGATTGTGTTTCTTTTTGCATTCTGCCATATTGGTGTATCAATGAACTGCTAGGGTGCCGGAGTACATGCACCTGTGTATTGTTTCATTATGTTGTTTAAGATGAACTTTGGTCTTTGAAGCACCTTTAATGTCTAAATAGGTATTAGGGTATTGGGAAACGTCCACATCACCTAAACCTATGAGTTTCAGATCTTTGCCACCCCTCCAATTGAACTGCACCAAGAATTTTTTAGGCATTGGTAAACCTCAAAACATTATTTTCTGAACAAGTTATTGAAAATTTGCGTTTTTTTATGTGCACAGAAATCTCCACTTTTGACCTCTCGTTCCTTCCTTTTTCCCCTTGGATTTCCTGTTAGATAAATGTATTTGATATCTAATTGCCCGGTTCTTTTTTTGGAATCTCAACACATTATATTCTTCTTTGGACAATCATTGTTAAATCATCTTTTCAGATCACTTTAAATAAAGTATTACTTGTGGGAACGAAGACGAGCGCCTACATTGGAAGACCAATCGTGTCCAATGCTGTAGTTCATGCCATAGTGGAAGAACAAGTATGATCagttccaaaagtgttttggaatgcTCCTTTCTCATCATTTGGTACTTACTCATTGTTACCATTTCTTGTAGACATTGGACAAAAAGGTCATCGTGTTCAAGTACAAGAGAAAGAAGAACTACCGGAGAAACATTGGGCACCGACAGGTACCAAATTCTTATATGAATTTTACACTATCTTTATTACATTGTCACAAGTTCTTTTCTCACCAAACTTTTCATTATTGGATTATCCAGCCCATTACTAGAATTAGAATCACAAGCATAACTGGCTATGAAAGCTCACCTGCTGCTACGCTCCCATCATAACTTACACCAATGATTATGTTTTGTCACTATGCTCGAGTTTCCAGGAGATTATGTTTATATTCTACGGAGCACAGCCATTTTACTAATTTTTGTGCTAGTACTTTGAATTGCTTGATGAAATATGGCATTTGCATTCTTTGTCCAAATCATCTTCAATTCCGTGTATGCCATCGTGATTCGAAGGTTTTTTGTTCTTCCACGGTCTATGCTGTTTGGTTTCTTCACCATCACACGGTAGAAAAGTATAATAACCTCTACATGGCTTCAGCTAATCCCTATGAACTAACCTTTTATGCATTTGGTAACCTATTGCACGATATGACCAACTAAATAACCCAgattgttattgatttttcaagaaggaagttcgaaattcgaatCCCAATATACATTATACCAGGCATGAATTTGAAAAGAAATAGTATATTTCACCCCCTGCCTGCAAACTCACGACATGAAGGCCACCTCTAGGATAGGCCACCTCTAGGATTTCCAAAAACTAGATTATCAAAGTCAGACCAACTACTTTAAGTTTTTTTCTTTCATATTCAGTTTGATGTTGTGATATCTTAACACGAGGGTTTTATGCCACGCTGCAAGAAAAACTATGTAATTAAGCCAATTTTCTGCTGCCACGTGTTTCTTTAATTAAGCACTATTCTTCTTGATAAAAATTAGTTGTTGAGTTCATTAGGAGCAAAGCGATTGATTATACGTTACCCACAAAGAGCAGAGCGTGCCCTGTAAATAttattgcaaatatcaaatggCTATATGAATTTATGTGAATAATCATTTGACCAAAGACCAAATACATTGAATTTAAGCTATTTTAAGACATAAgctattttgattattgtattAAATTACATTAAAGAAAGCACTGTGTAAAAAATGTATGGTACAAGCTcggttttttaaaacaaattaacgttgagataatattttaaattacgGAATAAACAATATTATATGCTATATATAAGTTTGAAGATCTTAGACTAATTATTTTGGTATCTTTGTGTAACCATTTTTGAGTGCCGTAAATGCCCCTATCGAATTGCAAAAATgccaaatttttatttaataaaaacctaTTTTAGTAAATTTGTAACATATCTATGTCTAATATATCTTATcaacttttaaaaagaaattaaatttataaaaatgtttatttattttacctaTCTACTTCTATATATCACTTCtaataaaaaattacaaaaaatatcaaaatattttcaaaatgcaATATGTATAGGTAGCTAAAGTAACTTCCAACATTTTTAAGAAATCTTCTTACTTACTTATCAATATATTTGGGTCTTTTATCAGATTATAGCAATTTTTATTCTCCATTAATAATCTAcggtaattttcaaaaatttattaaaatattgtaaaaaattttttttaaaaaaagtaaaacTTTTACTCCCCCGCCCTTCCAAATGGGGGGGAGTAATTGTTTCACCTCCCCCGCCTGTAGGGGAGGCGGGGGAGGgtagaaattaattttaaattctcCCCCGTCTGTCGTACAGGCGGGGGagagttaattattttaaaatattgtccGTCTCTGCAGGAGGCGGGAcagaaaaattaattataaattttaccCGCCTTTTGCATAGGCGGgggaatatatttttaaattataaaatttcaaatgatTGCCCGCCTATTGCAGTGGCGggcaaatttaaatatttttaaagtagaATTCTTCTGTTTTTTATCACGTGTTCGTTTGTTTTGTAGAtataataattttgttttttgtgtAATTATCGGTGGGTAATGGAAACTGACGAaactaatataatttattttatctaaaaaGATGATTTAACATTACTATACAAAAAGATGGATTTGACCTCACGTGCAGAGACCATTATTATTGTCCTTCTATATGAATTGATATTGTTAAACACTTATTGATGTATATTTGATTGATAATTTTGGCTGTATCTTATCATATCTTTCAATGTCGGCATGAATATCGTGAATTTGTGTTAAATAATTAATGTTTTTGTATTTATTTGAATCACGAGTTGtctttacatttttttttaaatataggCAATAAAGAATTCATGTATTGTTTCTCTATATATGTCTGAAgttatttttcttgttttgcATCTGATAATAAGTATTCTTTCCCGAGTTATTGTTTCGTCGGTGAATTTAAGaagtgaagaaatatttgacatCAATCAGTCCTGATTGAGGTATATCactaatttttcaaattatatgTGTACGTAATATTTATGTAAAACAATATTATGACATTGTTTGATGTCtttagtgtgtgtgtgtataatataattttttagacatgaattttatttgaaatgttaatactagaaatgtttttctttaaattgaaaatttatttttagataaATTTAAATGCAAGCATGGATACAATTTCAGCCATTTTATATATTGGCGGTGATGTTATCGTAAGACATGGAACAGTCAATTATAGTAATAAAGGGGTGAAGTTAATTTGTATATCTAGATCTATGTCATTATGCGATTTGATTAAAATAGTTCATAGGAAGTTAGATATCGATCCCAGAAAATATAGGTTGAACCTTTCAACCAAATATTCGTATATGGACAAGTCGCGTTCAGTAGAAGTTCATGTTGTCCTTGACGATGATACTTTACAATTTATGTTTGGTCCTGGTTCTGATGTGCAGTGCCTAGAGTTGTATATTGAATGTGAGGCCATTGAAGATAATGTAGTAACAAATGTTGTTGAGTCGTACATTCCATGTATTACCCAAGGTCTAAGTATGATAGGATTTGATCAGTCAGGTGGCACTTCGTCTGCTACTTACAATGAAAATGTTGATCCACCTTATTCTTCTATGGACAATAATATTGGGGACTGGGATCAATATATTATTGGATGCGCAGATAAAGATAATAATTGTTGGCCGAACGTGAATTCTAATGCATCAAGTTTGGCTCGTGTAGTCGCTGCAGTGGCAACAGATGATGAAACATCACGTCAAATGTTTGCTGATTCTACATTACTAGAAAATATAGAGAGTGTCAGCGAGCCTGACACACCAGTGGGTGATGATTCAGACGAGGAGGGTAACGAGGACGCGTTCAAAAATGTTAGTGAGCAATTACATGGCGCAACTTCAGACATAGTTCCACTTGATGTTTCTAATATTTATGAGATGCCACAATTTTTTAGTGCTGTGTATGAAGAACAATGTCCTGATTCTGTAGGTGTGTCATCTGGGTCACAGACTGTCTTTTATAATCCGGAGAAAGGAGAATTACATAAAAACATGGTCTTTAGaagcaaaaaaaaattgattgcaGCTGTTAAAGACTTTTCTGTTAGATGTGTAAGGCGTGAATATCGTGTTGTTGAGAGCACACCGAGTTTATGGAAAGTTCGGTGCAAGAATCGATCATCGAGCATGGATTGTGGATGGGGCCTCCGACTTTAGAACTacatacatatttatatataatttcattgtgatttaattgatataaatttaattattatagtcCATCTTAAGacactattttttaaaatattcttGTTTGTTAAAGATTTATAATATAACATTGCATTATTTTATAATCGTCAACTACCTTTTTCACTATTACAACTTAGTGGAATTATTTTTGATCAAAAAACATTTGACCCATTTTATTCCCTAAAAAAATTTCTCgaataataattgaaataaatatattatattacgtGATCTTTAATTTAACactcaaaaataataaacatataaaagTTTATCTCGATGATTAAATTCATgtctaataaattttttagattttattttattatttatgtctaatattttaattaaatgatactactaaatcataattttttcttctacattttacaaattattaatattacaaaatattagATCTAATCTTTAAAAAAATGCTACTACATACAAAGTAATAAATTTAATACgaaatattacaaaatattagatctaaattttaaattcttaaagaATAGTTTGAATAGAATTGTgaaaatgattatttatatTAACAACGTAT from the Primulina tabacum isolate GXHZ01 chromosome 8, ASM2559414v2, whole genome shotgun sequence genome contains:
- the LOC142552951 gene encoding large ribosomal subunit protein bL21c; translated protein: MATLSFCSSLAPNFSLNQNLASLCLSKTKISFLSHSLSSLNLNHKQAALSFIPKSSETEAVPSLTEPESDKPYPEEEPVIETAEPKREEVFAVVMVGSRQYIVHPGRYIYTQRLKGANVNDKITLNKVLLVGTKTSAYIGRPIVSNAVVHAIVEEQTLDKKVIVFKYKRKKNYRRNIGHRQPITRIRITSITGYESSPAATLPS